From the Gordonia bronchialis DSM 43247 genome, one window contains:
- the pheS gene encoding phenylalanine--tRNA ligase subunit alpha has protein sequence MASSADQPVFPDQQELEAAATAAIAAFTAAADLEALAQAKTAHLGDRSPIALARRALGSLPKEERSAGGKLVNEVRGRVSAAFDERTAVLHAERDAAVLVAEAVDVTLPSGRRRVGARHPITVIAEQVADVFVGMGWEIAEGPEVETEHHNFDALNFLPDHPARSMQDTFYVAPQGSRQVLRTHTSPVQVRSMLSRDVPIYVACPGRTFRTDELDATHTPVFHQIEGLAVDKGLTLANLRGTLEVFARALFGPETTTRMRASYFPFTEPSAEVDVWFPAKKGGPGWVEWGGCGMVNPNVLRASGIDPDVYSGFAFGMGLERTLQFRNDINDMRDMVEGDIRFTLPFGPAA, from the coding sequence GTGGCATCTTCCGCCGACCAACCGGTGTTTCCGGATCAGCAGGAGCTCGAGGCCGCCGCCACCGCGGCAATCGCGGCGTTCACCGCGGCCGCCGATCTGGAGGCGCTGGCACAGGCCAAGACGGCGCATCTCGGTGATCGGTCGCCCATCGCGCTGGCCCGCCGGGCGCTCGGGTCGCTGCCCAAGGAAGAACGCTCCGCCGGCGGCAAACTCGTCAACGAGGTGCGCGGCCGGGTATCCGCGGCCTTCGACGAGCGCACCGCGGTCCTGCACGCCGAACGCGACGCCGCGGTGCTCGTGGCCGAAGCGGTGGATGTCACGCTGCCCAGTGGCCGGCGCCGCGTCGGAGCCCGGCACCCGATCACGGTGATCGCCGAGCAGGTCGCCGACGTCTTCGTCGGGATGGGCTGGGAGATCGCCGAAGGGCCCGAGGTCGAGACCGAACATCACAACTTCGATGCGCTGAACTTCCTGCCCGACCATCCGGCGCGTTCGATGCAGGACACGTTCTACGTCGCACCCCAGGGTTCGCGGCAGGTGCTTCGGACCCACACCTCGCCGGTGCAGGTGCGGTCGATGTTGAGCCGGGACGTGCCGATCTACGTGGCCTGCCCAGGGCGCACCTTCCGCACCGACGAGCTCGACGCCACGCACACACCGGTGTTCCACCAGATCGAGGGACTGGCCGTGGACAAGGGCCTCACGCTGGCGAATCTGCGCGGAACCCTGGAGGTGTTCGCGCGGGCACTGTTCGGGCCCGAGACGACGACGCGGATGCGCGCGAGCTACTTTCCGTTCACCGAACCGTCCGCCGAGGTGGACGTGTGGTTCCCCGCCAAGAAGGGCGGGCCGGGCTGGGTGGAATGGGGCGGCTGCGGCATGGTCAACCCGAATGTGTTGCGGGCCAGTGGAATCGACCCCGATGTCTACTCCGGCTTTGCCTTCGGGATGGGGCTGGAGCGCACCCTGCAGTTCCGCAATGACATCAACGACATGCGCGACATGGTGGAAGGCGACATCCGGTTCACCCTGCCGTTCGGGCCCGCAGCCTGA
- a CDS encoding Tex family protein: MSDPRSHSAESAPESASSTAVETGGASTVVTQPSPDEVNARISSTIATELGVGVGQVRAAVGLLDGGATVPFVARYRKEATGGLDDVALRTLDERLEYLRELEQRRASVRESIAAQGKLDPELDARIVAADTKARLEDIYLPFKPKRRTKAQIAREAGHQPVADALLADATTDPAAYTPEQLEGARAIIVETIAEDADLVGELRESMWERGVLRTAVREGKHTAGAKFADYFDFAEPFTSLPSHRVLAVLRGEREDVLSVTLDADPDADTDAAGRPVGPTVYEQRIAARFGIADQGRAADRWLLDTVRWAWRTKLFVGLSLDIRMRLRQSAEADAVGVFAANLRDLLLAAPAGARTTMGLDPGLRTGVKVAVVNATGKVVETATIYPHEPRRDRSGALAVLGALVARHNVELIAIGNGTASRETDALADELVSAIKASGATPPVSVVVSEAGASVYSASAYASKELPDLDVSLRGAVSIARRLQDPLAELVKIDPKSIGVGQYQHDISETLLARSLGAVVEDAVNAVGVDVNTASVPLLSRVSGITAGLAESLVAHRDAHGAFRRRKDLTNVPRLGPKAFEQCAGFLRIPDGDDPLDASSVHPESYPVIARIVEKVGTDVRTLIGDSATLKRLRPDDFVDDTVGRPTVIDIIAELDKPGRDPRPEFKTATFAAGIEKVSDLRPGMILEGQVTNVAAFGAFVDVGVHQDGLVHVSAMANRFVSDPREVVKSGDIVTVKVMEVDVERKRIGLSLRLDDEPGAPSTGGRSGRREERGGGPRTDDRRRTDGRGGAPRTDGATSKSGNKASGHNTSGKNATGKKGAGGKNGDRRRGENRPAPGGAMADALKRAGYGR, encoded by the coding sequence GTGTCTGATCCTCGCTCCCACTCCGCAGAATCCGCACCGGAATCGGCATCGTCGACCGCCGTCGAAACCGGCGGCGCGTCGACCGTCGTGACCCAGCCCTCGCCCGACGAGGTGAACGCGCGCATCTCCTCGACCATCGCCACCGAACTCGGCGTCGGCGTCGGTCAGGTGCGTGCGGCGGTGGGCCTCCTCGACGGCGGGGCGACCGTCCCGTTCGTCGCCCGCTACCGCAAGGAAGCGACCGGCGGCCTCGACGACGTCGCGCTGCGCACCCTCGACGAGCGTCTCGAGTATCTGCGGGAACTCGAACAGCGTCGAGCATCGGTCCGTGAATCCATTGCCGCGCAAGGCAAACTCGATCCCGAACTCGATGCCCGGATCGTCGCGGCCGACACCAAGGCGCGCCTCGAGGACATCTACCTGCCGTTCAAACCCAAACGCCGGACCAAGGCGCAGATCGCCCGGGAGGCGGGCCACCAGCCGGTGGCCGATGCGTTGCTGGCCGACGCGACCACCGACCCGGCCGCGTACACGCCGGAGCAACTCGAAGGTGCGCGCGCGATCATCGTCGAGACGATCGCCGAGGACGCCGATCTCGTCGGGGAGTTGCGGGAGTCGATGTGGGAACGTGGCGTGCTGCGTACCGCCGTTCGTGAGGGCAAACACACCGCGGGCGCCAAGTTCGCCGACTACTTCGACTTCGCCGAACCCTTCACCTCGCTGCCGTCGCACCGGGTCCTCGCGGTGTTGCGTGGCGAGCGTGAGGACGTGCTCTCGGTGACGCTCGACGCCGACCCGGACGCCGACACCGATGCGGCGGGGAGGCCCGTCGGACCGACCGTGTACGAACAGCGCATCGCAGCGCGGTTCGGGATCGCCGATCAGGGCCGCGCGGCCGACCGCTGGCTGCTCGACACCGTGCGCTGGGCGTGGCGGACCAAACTCTTCGTCGGGCTCTCGCTGGACATCCGGATGCGGCTTCGGCAGTCGGCGGAAGCCGACGCGGTGGGCGTTTTCGCAGCCAACCTGCGCGATCTGCTGCTCGCCGCACCGGCCGGTGCGCGCACCACGATGGGCCTCGATCCGGGCCTGCGGACCGGGGTGAAGGTGGCTGTGGTGAATGCGACCGGCAAGGTGGTGGAGACCGCGACGATCTACCCGCACGAGCCGCGACGGGACCGATCCGGCGCGCTCGCGGTCCTCGGCGCGCTCGTCGCCCGGCACAACGTGGAACTCATCGCGATCGGCAACGGGACCGCGTCCCGCGAGACCGACGCCCTCGCCGACGAACTCGTGTCGGCGATCAAGGCGTCGGGCGCCACACCGCCGGTCAGTGTCGTGGTGTCCGAAGCCGGCGCGTCGGTGTACTCGGCGTCGGCATATGCGTCCAAGGAACTTCCCGATCTCGATGTTTCGCTGCGCGGCGCGGTGTCGATCGCGCGGCGTCTGCAGGATCCGCTCGCCGAACTGGTCAAGATCGACCCGAAGTCGATCGGCGTCGGCCAGTATCAGCACGACATCTCCGAGACCCTGCTGGCCCGGTCGCTCGGCGCGGTCGTCGAAGATGCCGTCAACGCGGTGGGCGTGGATGTGAACACCGCATCCGTGCCGCTGCTCTCGCGGGTCTCCGGCATCACCGCAGGTCTCGCCGAATCCCTGGTGGCCCATCGGGACGCACACGGTGCGTTCCGTCGCCGCAAGGATCTAACGAACGTTCCGCGGTTGGGCCCCAAGGCTTTCGAGCAGTGCGCGGGCTTCCTGCGCATCCCCGACGGCGACGATCCCCTCGACGCCTCGAGTGTGCATCCGGAGTCCTATCCGGTGATCGCGCGCATCGTCGAGAAGGTGGGCACCGACGTGCGGACCCTGATCGGTGATTCCGCGACACTCAAGCGACTGCGGCCCGACGACTTCGTCGATGACACTGTCGGCCGGCCCACGGTGATCGACATCATTGCCGAACTCGACAAACCGGGGCGCGACCCGCGGCCGGAATTCAAGACGGCCACCTTCGCCGCCGGCATCGAGAAGGTGTCCGACCTGCGGCCCGGGATGATCCTCGAGGGACAGGTCACCAATGTCGCCGCCTTCGGCGCCTTCGTCGACGTCGGCGTCCACCAGGACGGACTCGTGCACGTGTCGGCGATGGCCAACCGGTTCGTCTCGGACCCGCGTGAGGTGGTCAAGTCCGGCGACATCGTGACCGTGAAGGTGATGGAGGTCGACGTCGAGCGCAAGCGGATCGGCCTCTCGTTGCGCCTCGACGACGAGCCCGGGGCACCCTCGACGGGCGGTCGGTCCGGTCGGCGTGAGGAGCGCGGCGGCGGTCCGCGCACCGACGACCGGCGTCGCACCGATGGCCGGGGCGGCGCCCCGCGCACCGACGGCGCCACCAGCAAGTCGGGCAACAAGGCGTCGGGCCACAACACCTCAGGTAAGAACGCCACGGGTAAAAAGGGCGCCGGCGGCAAGAACGGTGATCGCCGTCGCGGTGAGAACCGCCCCGCGCCCGGCGGTGCGATGGCAGATGCACTCAAGCGTGCCGGCTACGGCCGCTGA
- a CDS encoding TrmH family RNA methyltransferase, whose product MEVLSERSSRVVSYAKLHRAAARREQGRFLVEGVNAVQAALRSGHAQIMLVPDDDQDRHASLIAEARDAGVDVVAIRPQAAVKLAETSTPTGIFAVCGLLDDSLDRVLAAAPRLLAVGVEPREPGNAGTLIRCADAMGADAVVLLGDAVDPHNGKCVRSSAGSIFHLPIVRERSVSDALSAIAAAGVCVLATAADGELILDDISDDADGLLTRPTAWLFGNEAHGLPVDVQAMADHRVAVPIRGRAESLNVAATAAICLYASARRQTRD is encoded by the coding sequence ATGGAGGTCTTGTCCGAGCGTTCCTCGCGGGTCGTGTCGTATGCCAAGCTGCATCGTGCCGCAGCTCGACGTGAGCAGGGTCGCTTCCTCGTCGAGGGTGTCAACGCGGTGCAGGCCGCCCTCCGATCGGGGCACGCGCAGATCATGCTGGTACCCGACGACGATCAGGACCGCCATGCATCGCTCATCGCCGAGGCGCGCGACGCGGGCGTCGACGTGGTGGCGATTCGGCCGCAGGCCGCGGTGAAACTGGCCGAGACATCGACGCCGACCGGCATCTTCGCCGTCTGCGGGCTGCTCGACGACTCGCTCGACCGGGTTCTGGCCGCCGCACCCCGCCTACTCGCCGTCGGCGTCGAGCCACGCGAGCCCGGCAACGCCGGAACACTGATCCGATGTGCCGACGCGATGGGCGCCGATGCCGTCGTCCTGCTCGGCGACGCCGTGGACCCGCACAACGGGAAATGTGTCCGGTCCAGCGCGGGCAGTATTTTCCATCTCCCGATCGTGCGCGAACGATCGGTTTCCGACGCGCTCTCGGCAATTGCGGCCGCCGGCGTCTGCGTGCTGGCCACGGCCGCCGACGGCGAGCTGATCCTCGACGACATCAGCGACGACGCGGATGGGCTGTTGACACGGCCGACCGCTTGGCTGTTCGGCAACGAGGCGCACGGTCTGCCTGTGGATGTGCAGGCGATGGCCGATCATCGTGTCGCCGTTCCCATTCGCGGCCGGGCCGAGAGTCTCAATGTCGCGGCGACCGCCGCGATCTGTCTGTACGCGAGTGCACGCCGGCAAACCCGGGACTGA
- the rplT gene encoding 50S ribosomal protein L20 yields the protein MARVKRAVNAQKKRRSTLEASKGYRGQRSRLYRKAKEQQLHSMTYAYRDRRARKGEFRKLWIARINAAARANDITYNRFIQGLKAAGVEVDRKVLADIAVTDPEAFTGLVEVARKALPTDVNAPAA from the coding sequence ATGGCACGCGTGAAAAGGGCTGTCAACGCCCAGAAGAAGCGTCGTTCGACGCTGGAGGCATCCAAGGGCTACCGCGGACAGCGTTCGCGGCTGTACCGCAAGGCCAAGGAGCAGCAGCTCCACTCGATGACCTACGCCTACCGGGACCGCCGCGCCCGCAAGGGCGAGTTCCGCAAGCTGTGGATCGCGCGCATCAACGCCGCGGCCCGTGCCAACGACATCACGTACAACCGCTTCATCCAGGGCCTCAAGGCCGCGGGTGTCGAGGTGGACCGTAAGGTCCTCGCCGACATCGCCGTGACCGACCCGGAGGCCTTCACCGGTCTGGTCGAGGTCGCGCGCAAGGCGCTGCCGACCGACGTCAACGCACCGGCTGCTTGA
- the rpmI gene encoding 50S ribosomal protein L35: MPKSKTHKGTAKRFKVTGSGKIVRQKANRRHLLEHKSSRRTRRLDGTTVVSENDAPRIKRLLNR, encoded by the coding sequence ATGCCCAAGAGCAAGACCCACAAGGGAACCGCCAAGCGGTTCAAGGTCACCGGCAGCGGCAAGATCGTGCGCCAGAAGGCCAACCGTCGCCACCTGCTGGAGCACAAGTCGTCGCGCCGCACCCGTCGTCTCGACGGCACCACCGTCGTGAGCGAGAACGACGCCCCGCGCATCAAGCGACTGCTCAACCGCTGA
- the infC gene encoding translation initiation factor IF-3: MSTETRINDRIRVPEVRLVGPNGEQVGIVRVENALRLAEEADLDLVEVAPDARPPVCKIMDYGKFKYEAAQKQRESRRNQQMTVIKEQKLRPKIDDHDYETKKGHVIRFLEAGSKVKVTIMFRGREQSRPELGYRLLQRLGNDVADYGFVETSAKQDGRNMTMVLAPHKGAKTRAKAQESRDRSGGRQAASTDQG, encoded by the coding sequence ATCAGCACTGAGACCCGCATCAACGATCGCATCCGCGTACCGGAGGTCCGACTCGTCGGACCGAACGGTGAGCAGGTGGGCATCGTGCGTGTTGAAAATGCACTTCGCCTGGCCGAAGAAGCCGATCTGGACCTGGTCGAGGTCGCGCCCGACGCGCGCCCGCCGGTGTGCAAGATCATGGACTACGGCAAGTTCAAGTACGAAGCGGCCCAGAAGCAGCGCGAATCGCGCCGCAACCAGCAGATGACCGTCATCAAGGAGCAGAAGCTCCGGCCCAAGATCGACGACCACGACTACGAGACCAAAAAAGGTCACGTGATCCGGTTCCTCGAAGCGGGTTCCAAGGTGAAGGTCACCATCATGTTCCGCGGCCGCGAGCAGTCCCGTCCCGAACTCGGCTACCGCCTGTTGCAGCGACTCGGCAACGATGTCGCCGACTACGGATTCGTCGAGACCTCGGCCAAGCAGGACGGCCGAAACATGACCATGGTCCTCGCCCCGCACAAGGGCGCGAAGACCCGCGCGAAAGCTCAGGAGAGCCGGGATCGTTCGGGAGGCCGACAGGCCGCCTCGACCGACCAGGGCTGA
- a CDS encoding DUF1844 domain-containing protein gives MTENSYSSSDKPAGEGPADDAGGDLGADGSTIPAADGDNVRELATIPAIEVITRAAIMLMSAAAEKVGPEAGGDAQFQDMPEARSLINALAGLVKAAEGDLGLHRKPIVDGLKALQLAFRDASAYPDEPGEGPGEKYTGPVRDRR, from the coding sequence ATGACCGAGAACTCCTATTCGTCGTCGGACAAGCCCGCTGGTGAGGGTCCTGCCGATGACGCAGGTGGGGATCTCGGCGCTGACGGATCGACGATCCCGGCAGCCGACGGGGACAACGTTCGCGAGCTCGCGACCATTCCCGCCATCGAGGTCATCACCCGCGCCGCGATCATGCTGATGAGCGCCGCTGCGGAAAAGGTGGGACCGGAGGCCGGTGGCGACGCCCAGTTCCAGGACATGCCGGAGGCGCGGTCATTGATCAACGCACTCGCCGGCCTGGTAAAGGCAGCCGAAGGCGATCTCGGGCTGCATCGCAAACCGATCGTCGACGGCCTCAAGGCACTGCAACTCGCCTTCCGCGACGCGAGCGCCTACCCGGACGAACCCGGCGAGGGCCCCGGTGAGAAGTACACCGGCCCCGTGCGCGACCGCCGCTGA
- the uvrA gene encoding excinuclease ABC subunit UvrA produces the protein MVDRLIVRGAREHNLRGIDVDLPRDSLIVFTGLSGSGKSSLAFDTIFAEGQRRYVESLSAYARQFLGQMDKPDVDFIEGLSPAVSIDQKSTNRNPRSTVGTITEVYDYLRLLYARAGRAHCPVCGELIAKQTPQQIVDQILDMDQGTRFQVLAPVVRTRKGEFVDLFAELQTQGFARARIDGVIYQLSDPPKLKKQEKHDIEVVVDRLVVKASAKQRMTDSVETALRLADGILVLDFVDLDEDDPDRERRFSERMACPNGHPIAIDDLEPRSFSFNSPYGACPECDGLGVRKEVDEDLVVPDPELSLADGAIAPWSGGHNADYFLRLISGLADQMGFDVNTPWRKLPVKARRALLNGSDHQVHVKFRNRYGRTRSYYTEFEGVMAFLSRRMDQTESEQMKERYEGYMRDVPCPACDGARLRPEILAVTLDHPTYGAYSIAEVCALSVAECADYLNGLELDERQAAIAGRVLKEVQARIRFLLDVGLEYLSLSRAAGSLSGGEAQRIRLATQIGSGLAGVLYVLDEPSIGLHQRDNRRLIDTLTRLRDLGNTLIVVEHDEDTIRSADWIVDIGPRAGEHGGEVVHSGSYKDLLKNRRSLTGAYLSGRDVLPVPAIRRPISRKKQLTVVGAREHNLRGIDVEFPLGVLTAVTGVSGSGKSTLVNDILATVLANKLNGARQVPGRHTRVKGLDHLDKLVQVDQSPIGRTPRSNPATYTGVFDKIRTLFAATTEAKVRGYQPGRFSFNVKGGRCEACAGEGTIKIEMNFLPDVYVPCEVCHGARYNRETLEVHYKGKTISEVLDMPIEEAAEFFEPVTSIHRYLKTLVDVGLGYVRLGQPAPTLSGGEAQRVKLSAELQKRSTGRTVYILDEPTTGLHFEDIKKLLDVINGLVDKGNTVIVIEHNLDVIKTADWIIDMGPEGGSGGGMVVAEGTPEDIAVEPDSHTGKFLAEILDVDEAVASAG, from the coding sequence GTGGTTGATCGTCTGATCGTCCGTGGTGCACGCGAGCACAATCTTCGTGGTATCGATGTGGATCTGCCCCGGGACAGCCTCATCGTGTTCACCGGGCTCTCCGGCTCGGGGAAGTCGTCGCTCGCCTTCGACACGATCTTCGCCGAGGGACAGCGTCGCTACGTCGAGTCGCTGTCGGCTTATGCCCGCCAGTTCCTCGGGCAGATGGACAAGCCGGATGTGGACTTCATCGAGGGTCTTTCGCCCGCGGTGTCGATCGACCAGAAGTCGACCAACCGCAATCCTCGCTCGACGGTCGGCACCATCACCGAGGTCTACGACTATCTGCGCCTGCTCTATGCGCGCGCCGGCCGCGCTCACTGCCCGGTGTGTGGCGAGCTGATCGCCAAGCAGACTCCGCAGCAGATCGTCGACCAGATCCTGGACATGGACCAGGGCACCCGGTTCCAGGTACTGGCGCCCGTCGTGCGCACTCGGAAGGGCGAGTTCGTCGACCTGTTCGCCGAACTGCAGACCCAGGGGTTCGCCCGCGCCCGGATCGACGGGGTCATCTACCAGCTCAGTGATCCACCGAAGCTCAAGAAGCAGGAGAAGCACGACATCGAGGTCGTCGTCGACCGCCTCGTGGTCAAGGCCTCCGCGAAGCAGCGCATGACCGATTCGGTGGAGACCGCGCTGCGACTGGCCGACGGCATCCTGGTCCTCGATTTCGTCGACCTCGACGAGGACGACCCAGATCGCGAACGCCGGTTCTCCGAGCGGATGGCCTGTCCCAACGGGCATCCGATCGCCATCGACGACCTCGAACCGCGCTCGTTCTCGTTCAACTCCCCGTACGGCGCCTGCCCCGAATGTGACGGCCTGGGTGTGCGCAAGGAGGTCGACGAGGATCTCGTGGTGCCCGACCCGGAGCTGTCACTCGCCGACGGTGCGATCGCGCCCTGGTCGGGTGGTCACAACGCCGACTACTTCCTGCGACTGATATCGGGTCTTGCCGACCAGATGGGTTTCGACGTCAACACCCCGTGGCGCAAGCTACCGGTCAAGGCCCGTCGCGCGCTCCTCAACGGCAGCGATCACCAGGTGCACGTCAAGTTCCGAAACCGGTACGGCCGCACCAGGTCCTACTACACCGAGTTCGAAGGTGTGATGGCCTTCCTGAGCCGCCGGATGGATCAGACCGAGTCCGAGCAGATGAAGGAGCGCTACGAGGGCTACATGCGCGACGTGCCGTGTCCGGCCTGCGACGGTGCCCGCCTGCGCCCGGAGATCCTCGCGGTCACCCTCGATCACCCGACCTACGGCGCCTATTCCATTGCCGAGGTGTGTGCCCTGTCGGTCGCCGAATGCGCCGACTACCTGAATGGTCTCGAACTCGACGAACGGCAGGCGGCGATCGCCGGCCGCGTCCTCAAAGAGGTCCAGGCCCGCATCCGGTTCCTGCTCGACGTCGGACTCGAATACCTGTCCCTGTCGCGTGCGGCGGGCTCCCTGTCTGGCGGCGAGGCCCAGCGCATCCGGCTCGCGACGCAGATCGGGTCCGGTTTGGCCGGTGTCCTCTACGTCCTCGACGAGCCGTCGATCGGGCTGCATCAGCGCGACAACCGCCGTCTCATCGATACGCTGACGCGACTTCGGGACCTGGGCAACACCCTGATCGTCGTCGAGCACGACGAGGACACCATCAGGTCGGCGGACTGGATCGTCGACATCGGCCCGCGCGCGGGTGAACACGGTGGCGAGGTGGTTCACAGCGGCAGCTACAAGGACCTGCTGAAGAACCGTCGCTCACTGACGGGCGCATATCTGTCCGGGCGTGACGTGCTCCCGGTGCCCGCGATCCGCCGCCCGATCTCGCGTAAGAAGCAGTTGACCGTCGTGGGTGCGCGGGAACACAACCTGCGCGGCATCGACGTCGAGTTCCCGCTCGGCGTGCTCACCGCGGTCACCGGGGTATCCGGTTCTGGCAAGTCGACGCTGGTCAATGACATCCTGGCGACGGTGCTGGCGAACAAACTCAACGGTGCCCGTCAGGTGCCGGGGCGGCACACCCGGGTGAAGGGTCTCGATCATCTCGACAAACTGGTGCAGGTGGACCAGTCGCCGATCGGGCGGACCCCACGATCGAACCCGGCAACCTACACCGGTGTCTTCGACAAAATCCGCACCCTGTTCGCCGCGACCACCGAGGCCAAGGTCCGGGGCTATCAGCCCGGCCGGTTCTCCTTCAACGTCAAGGGCGGTCGATGCGAGGCATGCGCGGGTGAGGGCACCATCAAGATCGAGATGAACTTTCTGCCTGATGTGTACGTGCCGTGCGAGGTCTGTCACGGCGCGCGCTACAACCGGGAGACCCTGGAGGTGCACTACAAGGGCAAGACCATCTCCGAGGTGCTCGACATGCCGATCGAGGAGGCAGCCGAGTTCTTCGAGCCGGTCACCTCGATCCACCGGTACCTCAAGACACTCGTCGACGTCGGACTCGGGTACGTCCGCCTCGGACAGCCCGCGCCGACGCTGTCCGGCGGCGAGGCCCAGCGTGTGAAACTGTCGGCCGAACTCCAGAAGCGATCCACCGGCCGCACCGTGTACATCCTCGACGAGCCGACCACCGGCCTGCACTTCGAGGACATCAAGAAGTTGCTCGACGTGATCAACGGTCTGGTCGACAAGGGCAACACGGTGATCGTCATCGAGCACAACCTCGACGTCATCAAGACCGCCGACTGGATCATTGACATGGGTCCCGAAGGCGGCAGCGGTGGCGGCATGGTGGTCGCCGAGGGCACCCCGGAGGACATCGCCGTCGAACCCGACAGTCACACCGGAAAATTCCTCGCGGAGATCCTCGACGTCGATGAGGCGGTGGCCTCAGCCGGCTGA
- a CDS encoding MFS transporter, whose amino-acid sequence MTRPPTDQAPPRVWIRMRHWMIAHAIDDFYQGLVPAAIPFFVLERGYSYTAASGLALAATLGSSLPQPLIGVLADRRPMLWLAPVGLAVAGIGAGLSGLMPVYAAVWLVMLLSGLGVAAFHPAAGRDARRDAGSSSTGMSLFAAGGSIGFFLAPALVTPALVTLGVGATAMFIPPAVLMAGILQRHQRRRVSVPTGTAVRTGPDRWLAFSVLTALEVVRSVVFFGMNTFIALFWIRHHGAGVTLGGVVLTLFLGGGVLGTLLGGRLADRWGEVRVVQAGSLAVIPTIVAVRLIPNMWIGLAGAALAGICVNLPFGVLVKLGQDYLPSRPGTAAGVTLGLAVTIGGLFAPVLGAVADRWGPSMVLTVLCVVPVAGVVLSVLLPSPDVD is encoded by the coding sequence ATGACCCGTCCGCCGACGGACCAGGCGCCACCGCGCGTGTGGATTCGGATGCGGCACTGGATGATCGCGCATGCGATCGACGACTTCTACCAGGGCCTGGTACCTGCGGCGATCCCGTTCTTCGTCCTCGAACGCGGATACAGCTACACCGCCGCCTCCGGGCTCGCACTCGCCGCCACGCTCGGCTCGTCGCTGCCGCAGCCGCTCATCGGAGTGCTCGCCGACCGTCGACCGATGCTCTGGCTCGCGCCGGTGGGGTTGGCGGTGGCCGGGATAGGAGCCGGACTGTCCGGTCTCATGCCCGTCTACGCCGCGGTGTGGCTGGTCATGTTGCTCTCCGGTCTCGGCGTCGCCGCATTCCACCCGGCGGCCGGTCGCGACGCCCGGCGGGATGCCGGCAGCAGTAGCACGGGCATGAGTCTGTTCGCCGCGGGCGGCAGCATCGGGTTCTTTCTCGCCCCGGCACTGGTCACGCCCGCGCTGGTCACTCTCGGCGTCGGGGCAACGGCAATGTTCATCCCGCCGGCGGTGCTGATGGCAGGGATCCTGCAGCGTCATCAGCGGCGCAGGGTGAGCGTGCCCACCGGCACCGCGGTGCGCACCGGGCCAGACCGCTGGTTGGCGTTCTCCGTGCTGACAGCCCTCGAGGTGGTGCGCTCGGTGGTCTTCTTCGGGATGAACACCTTCATCGCACTGTTCTGGATTCGCCATCACGGTGCCGGCGTCACCCTCGGCGGCGTCGTGCTGACCCTGTTCCTGGGCGGCGGTGTGCTCGGCACGCTGCTCGGCGGCCGACTGGCCGACCGCTGGGGTGAGGTCCGGGTGGTGCAGGCCGGATCGCTGGCGGTCATCCCGACGATCGTCGCCGTGCGCCTGATTCCGAACATGTGGATCGGACTGGCCGGTGCGGCGCTCGCCGGTATCTGCGTGAACCTCCCCTTCGGGGTGCTGGTGAAGCTGGGGCAGGACTACCTGCCGTCCCGGCCCGGGACCGCGGCCGGAGTCACGCTCGGACTGGCCGTGACCATCGGTGGACTGTTCGCGCCCGTCCTCGGTGCGGTCGCCGACCGGTGGGGACCGTCGATGGTGCTGACGGTGCTGTGTGTGGTGCCTGTGGCCGGTGTGGTGCTCAGTGTTCTGCTGCCCTCGCCGGACGTCGACTGA